The following proteins are encoded in a genomic region of Palaemon carinicauda isolate YSFRI2023 chromosome 19, ASM3689809v2, whole genome shotgun sequence:
- the LOC137658912 gene encoding golgin subfamily A member 6-like protein 22 codes for MQLEEIKTQNTKTRMQLEEIKTQNTKTRMQLEEIKTQNTKTRMQLEEIKTQNTKTRMQLEEIKTQNTKTRMQLEEIKTQNTKTRMQLEEIKTQNTNTRMQLEEIKTQNTKTRMQLEEIKTQNTKTRMQLEEIKTQSTKTRMQLEEIKTQNTKTRMQLEEIKTQNTKTRMQLEEIKTQNTKTRMQLEEIKTQSTKTRIQEKRNLDTFP; via the coding sequence ATGCAGCTTGAAGAAATTAAAACGCAGAATACAAAAACAAGAATGCAGCTAGAAGAGATTAAAACGCAGAATACAAAAACAAGAATGCAGCTAGAAGAGATTAAAACGCAGAATACAAAAACAAGAATGCAGCTAGAAGAGATTAAAACGCAGAATACAAAAACAAGAATGCAGCTAGAAGAGATTAAAACGCAGAATACAAAAACAAGAATGCAGCTAGAAGAGATTAAAACGCAGAATACAAAAACAAGAATGCAGCTAGAAGAGATTAAAACGCAGAATACAAATACAAGAATGCAGCTAGAAGAAATTAAAACGCAGAATACAAAAACAAGAATGCAGCTAGAAGAGATTAAAACGCAGAATACAAAAACAAGAATGCAGCTAGAAGAAATTAAAACGCAGAGTACAAAAACAAGAATGCAGCTAGAAGAGATTAAAACGCAGAATACAAAAACAAGAATGCAGCTAGAAGAAATTAAAACGCAGAATACAAAAACAAGAATGCAGCTAGAAGAGATTAAAACGCAGAATACAAAAACAAGAATGCAGCTAGAAGAAATTAAAACGCAGAGTACAAAAACAAGAATTCAAGAAAAACGAAATCTGGATACTTTTCCTTAA